The Phoenix dactylifera cultivar Barhee BC4 unplaced genomic scaffold, palm_55x_up_171113_PBpolish2nd_filt_p 000292F, whole genome shotgun sequence genomic sequence TAATGCTCATCTTTCTACTCCATATCCACTGCAACCCTCGAGGGTGGGCTCCAACCAGAACCAAACCCTCATCCCTTGTCTAAGTGGCCAGAGGTGATACCATCCAAGCAAGAACTTGGTGATACCTAATCCTATGAACTCGAAGTCCCCAACTAATCCATTGACCCACCAACCAAGGTTACTTAATAGattttaaatgagcaagcaagaaAATTCCTTTTGGAGGCTGCTCATAAATCTGGATGAAAAATTTGAGGACTGGTCTCTTATGGTTAATAATGCTTAATGACCATAATTACAAATGTGTACTTTTTGGACAGCATTTTGTGCCCATAAGGCCTCATTAATGATCTAGCTAGGAAATTCAGATGCATCACTTCCAGTCAATCCTCTCTATGATTAATCtaatgtttttgttttttatagAGCTTAAAATGCTGCATGCGCAGAATaattagtatcatcaaatatCAAGCTTGATTAATGCATCAATGTGTATATAactatttggaaaaaaaatacgtATTCACAAATAgaattgagatgcagcaaataGTAGCAAGTGCATGATCTGACAACCAATAAATGACCataagataaatttaaagaatCAGCTAAAattgggaaaaaaagaagaatatgtaGATGATTGATAAGAATCGGACCTTCTTAACTCCAACCGGAACTGGGATGCTCATAACTAGAGGATCATCAGCATTCAACACACAAGTATCCCCCGGTTTTGCCTCTGCCAGAATCTCCCCTTTCGCTTTAGCAACCTCCTTTAAACTCCTGAAATGCTCCATATGACCATGAGCTACATTCAAAATCACTCTTACAGATGGCTGGCACATTCGTGCCATCTCCAAAATCTCTCCCTCCTTCCCACCCATCCCAAGCTCCACAACTGAAGCCTTCGCATCCATAGGAATCCCCATCAGCGTCAAAGCAACTCCGACCATATAATTCAAGTTCCCATGGGTCTGGTAGACATGACCGAGGCTCTCAAGTGCAAGAGCTATCATGGTTCTTGTGGTGGTCTTTCCAACGCTGCCTGTTAAACCCACCACAATACCATGAAACCTTTTCCTAGCAAACTTTGCCATCTTCTCAAGGGCAAACAAGGTATCACCTTCCACCTTAATGAACCCCCCATGCCAGTTTTTGCACACCCTATTCCCTATGACACCTGCACACCCCTTATCAGCCAATTCCTGAGTGACAAAATCATGACCATCAAAAGCCCCGCCAGGAATGGCGAAGAACCATTGGCCGGGCATCAGCTTTC encodes the following:
- the LOC103706995 gene encoding UDP-N-acetylmuramoyl-tripeptide--D-alanyl-D-alanine ligase-like, which translates into the protein MDLMGLGFKEETIPVRVLFEKNCFDPCKNAVLSNLGAPICFNYHSSNSRTCGSSVVRSTARDLAVIESPPAKEVLIPFPGSASEPFPHLRLEHDHFWSALEIAEAVDGEIIRWGPSGTISTDTRKLMPGQWFFAIPGGAFDGHDFVTQELADKGCAGVIGNRVCKNWHGGFIKVEGDTLFALEKMAKFARKRFHGIVVGLTGSVGKTTTRTMIALALESLGHVYQTHGNLNYMVGVALTLMGIPMDAKASVVELGMGGKEGEILEMARMCQPSVRVILNVAHGHMEHFRSLKEVAKAKGEILAEAKPGDTCVLNADDPLVMSIPVPVGVKKVLFGSQRGCDVRLVLAESIDGGCATRVILESTIAAYRNLLSFASEKTSEM